ACGCCACCAGCCGGTCCGTCGCCGCTTCCCGTTCCGCGGACGACGCGGACGGAAGGTACGCGCCCGGGTCGAACTGGTCGAACGGCTCCAGCACCCGGTCACCAGCGGCGGCCAGCACCTCCGCCGTGATCGCGTGCATCAGCGGGCGGTGCCGGTCGATCAGGTCCGCCATCGGCGCGTCGGCCAGCGCCGTCGTGGTCAGCATCGCCCCGAAACCCAGCTTCGACCACAGGAACCCCTCGACGTTCGCGGTCGCCTTCGCCGGGCCCCAGGCCTGCAGGTCGGCCACGATCCGCTCGACCCGCGGCGTGATCCGCCCGTCCGGCTCACCCACCACCAGCGCGCCCGCGCCGCCGTCCTGGACCACGCCGGGCTCGACCACGTCGGCGAACAGGTTCACGAACGCTCCCACCGTCCGCTCGGCGCCCACCGCCGCCGCGATCGCCTGCTCGTTCAGCCCGTTCTGCAACGACACCACGAAACCGTCCGGCGCCAGCCGCGGCGCGAGCCACGGCAGGACCTGCTCGGTCGCCTGCGCCTTCACCGCCAGCAGCACCCGGCCCACAACCGCAGGTGCCTCCTCGGGTGAACACGCCTCCACCGGCACGCTCGCGTCACCGCCGGGACCCCGCAGCACCAGCCCGCGGCGCCGGATCGCGGCGACGTGCGCGGCGTCGGTGTCGACGATCCGCACCGGGTGCCCGGCCCGCGCCAGGTGGAACGCCAGCGTGCCGCCGATCGCCCCGCCGCCGACGACCGTGTACGGCTCAGACATGCGAACTCCCCTCCTGGACGGCGGTCGCGCCGTCCCAGTGCAACGGCAGCCCGGGAGCGCCGGCGGTCGACCCGCCGTCCACGCGCAGCACCGCCCCAGTGATCCACGCGGCCTGCTCACCGGCCAGCCAGTGCACCGCCTCGGCGATGTCGGCCGGCCGGCCGCGCCGCCCGAGCGGGTTGACCGACACGGCGGCCGCGTACTCCTCGGTGACCGGGTTCGCCGCGCTGTCCACGGTCACGAACCCCGGGCTGACCGCGTTGACCCGGATGCCGTGCGGGCCCAGCTCGACCGCACACGCCTTGGTCAGCATCTCCAGCGCCGCCTTGGACGTCGCGTAGTGGGCCGCGCCTGGACGGGCTCGCGTGGCCGCGCCCGACGAGATGTTCACCACCACGCCGGAGCGTCCGGCCGCGACACACCTCCGTCCGAACGCGACGGTCGTGAGCATCGCGGCGCGCACGTTGACGTCCTGCACCCGGTCCCACGCCGCGGCCGTCATCTCCAGCAGCGGCGTCGCCGGGTAGATCCCGGCGGCGTTGACC
The window above is part of the Amycolatopsis thermoflava N1165 genome. Proteins encoded here:
- a CDS encoding ketopantoate reductase family protein, with protein sequence MSEPYTVVGGGAIGGTLAFHLARAGHPVRIVDTDAAHVAAIRRRGLVLRGPGGDASVPVEACSPEEAPAVVGRVLLAVKAQATEQVLPWLAPRLAPDGFVVSLQNGLNEQAIAAAVGAERTVGAFVNLFADVVEPGVVQDGGAGALVVGEPDGRITPRVERIVADLQAWGPAKATANVEGFLWSKLGFGAMLTTTALADAPMADLIDRHRPLMHAITAEVLAAAGDRVLEPFDQFDPGAYLPSASSAEREAATDRLVAWLRTQPKDRSGIWRDIAVRRRPVEVHHHYRPVLALGGVPLLAAVLALLRDVESGRRLMSEDHLSELERML
- a CDS encoding SDR family NAD(P)-dependent oxidoreductase; this translates as MRHVLVTGAASGIGAAIAARFRGDRLTLADVDGDRLAVVAAGLGAECRVGDLADARFAESLVDSDVDVLVNAAGIYPATPLLEMTAAAWDRVQDVNVRAAMLTTVAFGRRCVAAGRSGVVVNISSGAATRARPGAAHYATSKAALEMLTKACAVELGPHGIRVNAVSPGFVTVDSAANPVTEEYAAAVSVNPLGRRGRPADIAEAVHWLAGEQAAWITGAVLRVDGGSTAGAPGLPLHWDGATAVQEGSSHV